A single genomic interval of Trinickia acidisoli harbors:
- a CDS encoding LacI family DNA-binding transcriptional regulator, with protein MPTLNEVALRAGVTPATVSNVLRNKGRVGDATRQRVLDAIAELGYRPHLPARALAEGRAPTIALMVSSIANPFYPEFALAVENALRRKGRFLIICNTDGDPRTGRAYLDQIAGTLSEGVLVMNANLDFEDLRMTQLRGAPVVLCMWERPADPPGLPCVAVDFRLAGKLAAQHVLSLGHRRIGAIVGSKVYGIHAARYDGFVDAMRAAGLDGAAAPVRYAPDTTQGGYAAALELLKAHPDLTALFATNDLPALGAMQAAADLGLDVPHRLSVIGITDIQLARESRPALTTVAVPTVEAAELAVELLLELIEAPGEQAIGTIAHEAREARLCVTSPPHLIVRASTGPACDG; from the coding sequence ATGCCGACGCTGAACGAAGTTGCGCTCCGAGCAGGAGTGACGCCCGCCACCGTCTCGAACGTGCTGCGCAACAAAGGGCGCGTGGGCGACGCGACGCGGCAGCGCGTGCTCGATGCGATCGCCGAACTCGGCTATCGGCCGCATCTGCCGGCGCGCGCGCTGGCCGAGGGGCGTGCGCCGACGATCGCGCTGATGGTGTCGAGTATCGCGAACCCGTTCTATCCCGAGTTCGCGCTTGCCGTGGAAAATGCGCTGCGACGCAAAGGGCGATTCCTCATCATCTGCAATACGGATGGCGATCCGCGTACCGGGCGCGCCTACCTCGATCAAATCGCGGGGACGCTGTCCGAAGGCGTATTGGTGATGAATGCGAACCTCGATTTCGAGGATTTGCGGATGACGCAATTACGTGGCGCACCGGTTGTGCTGTGTATGTGGGAGCGCCCGGCCGATCCGCCTGGGCTGCCGTGCGTCGCGGTGGATTTTCGGTTGGCGGGGAAGTTGGCGGCGCAACATGTGTTGTCGCTCGGGCATCGGCGAATTGGAGCGATCGTCGGCAGCAAGGTGTATGGCATCCATGCGGCGCGTTACGACGGGTTCGTCGATGCGATGCGGGCGGCGGGGCTCGACGGCGCGGCGGCGCCCGTGCGATATGCACCGGATACGACACAGGGCGGGTATGCCGCGGCGCTCGAGTTGCTGAAGGCGCATCCGGATCTCACGGCGCTGTTCGCGACGAACGATTTGCCGGCGCTCGGGGCGATGCAGGCGGCCGCCGATCTTGGCCTCGACGTGCCGCATCGCTTATCGGTGATAGGGATTACGGACATCCAGCTTGCACGCGAGTCGCGGCCCGCGTTGACGACGGTTGCCGTCCCGACGGTCGAGGCGGCTGAACTCGCGGTCGAGCTACTACTCGAGTTGATCGAAGCGCCTGGCGAGCAGGCGATAGGCACGATTGCACATGAAGCGCGCGAGGCGCGTCTGTGCGTAACGTCGCCGCCGCATCTCATCGTGCGAGCGTCGACCGGGCCGGCTTGCGATGGATAG
- a CDS encoding LOG family protein — protein MNKRKVIPSLRSLADQERATAKKARASWQMFTIMAEFIEATEYLSEIRPAVSIYGSARLKPSSPYYKLATQIARKLSDAGFAVISGGGPGIMEAANKGAHAGKAPSVGLNIELPHEQSGNQWQDISLRFRHFFTRKVTFVKNSDAVIVMPGGFGTLDELAEVLTLIQTKKSRHVPIILVGAEFWKGLLHWFETALLPMKLINPEDMNLMQVIDDPDQVLEAVLAFYEDRGEAEPHAAKSDEDRMFYL, from the coding sequence ATGAACAAAAGAAAAGTGATTCCGAGTCTGCGATCGCTCGCAGATCAAGAACGCGCAACGGCCAAAAAGGCCCGCGCGTCGTGGCAGATGTTCACGATTATGGCAGAGTTCATCGAGGCGACCGAGTACCTCTCGGAGATTCGCCCGGCCGTGAGCATTTACGGTTCGGCACGCCTCAAACCGAGCTCGCCTTACTACAAGCTCGCGACGCAAATCGCACGCAAATTGTCGGACGCCGGCTTCGCCGTCATATCGGGCGGCGGCCCCGGCATCATGGAAGCCGCGAACAAAGGCGCCCATGCCGGCAAAGCGCCGTCGGTCGGGCTGAACATCGAATTGCCGCACGAGCAATCGGGCAACCAGTGGCAAGACATTTCACTGCGTTTTCGCCACTTCTTCACGCGCAAAGTCACGTTCGTCAAGAACTCCGATGCCGTGATCGTCATGCCGGGCGGCTTCGGCACGCTCGACGAATTGGCCGAAGTGCTGACGCTGATCCAAACCAAGAAGTCGCGGCACGTACCGATCATCCTCGTCGGCGCCGAGTTCTGGAAGGGATTGCTGCATTGGTTCGAGACGGCCTTGTTGCCGATGAAGCTCATCAATCCCGAAGACATGAACCTCATGCAGGTGATCGACGATCCCGACCAAGTGCTGGAAGCGGTGCTCGCGTTCTATGAGGACCGCGGGGAAGCCGAGCCGCACGCCGCCAAATCGGACGAGGATCGGATGTTCTATCTTTGA
- the polA gene encoding DNA polymerase I — protein sequence MPAERNLEGKTLVLVDGSSYLYRAYHAMPDLRGPDGQPTGALYGLINMLRRMRKDVTAEYSACVFDAKGKTFRDDWYPEYKAHRPSMPEDLSKQIEPIHVAVRALGWPLLMVEGVEADDVIGTLAAVAEREGMNVVVSTGDKDLAQLVSDRVKLVNTMTNETLDREGVIAKFGVPPERIVDYLSLIGDTVDNVPGVEKCGPKTAVKWLAQYETLDGVVAHASEIKGVVGDNLRRALDFLPLAKKLVTVERACDLAEHVASIEETLPARPESPLELRDVFMRHGFKTWLREVETLIEGAEDTQVDASEGERPDVLAAEPAPTIAPERRYETVQTWAHFDTWLAKIDAAPLTSFDTETTSLDPMVAELVGISLSVNAGCAAYIPLAHRGPDAPVQLPRDEVLGKLKPWLESGEKKKLGQHLKYDEQVLANYGIELNGVEHDTLLESYVLESHRPHDMDSLASRHLGIKTIKYEDVAGKGAQQIGFDEVALAQAAEYAAEDADITFQLHEALFPQVEREAGLLHVYRDIELPTARVLRKMERNGVLIDSERLRRQSNEIAARLIELEAEAYALAGGPFNLGSPKQIGQIFFEQLQLPVVKKTPSGAPSTDEEVLQKLAEDYPLPKLLLEHRGLSKLKSTYTDKLPRMVNPKTGRVHTNYAQAVAVTGRLASNDPNLQNIPVRTAEGRRIREAFIAPEGSKIVSADYSQIELRIMAHISGDESLLRAFAHGEDIHRATAAEVFGVTPLEVTSDQRRIAKVINFGLIYGMSSFGLASNLGITRDAAKLYIDRYFARYPGVARYMDDTRSNAKIKGCVETVFGRQLWLPEINGGNGPRRQAAERAAINAPMQGTAADLIKMSMIAVQAWLEQVHAKSRMIMQVHDELVLEVPDDELAVVREKLPQLMCGVAALKVPLVAEVGVGANWEEAH from the coding sequence ATGCCTGCAGAACGGAACCTGGAAGGTAAGACCCTCGTTTTGGTCGACGGATCAAGCTATCTGTATCGGGCCTACCATGCGATGCCTGACTTGCGCGGCCCGGACGGTCAGCCGACGGGTGCGCTTTACGGCCTAATCAACATGTTGCGGCGCATGCGCAAGGACGTCACCGCAGAGTATAGCGCGTGCGTCTTCGACGCAAAGGGCAAGACGTTCCGTGACGATTGGTACCCCGAGTACAAGGCCCATCGTCCGTCGATGCCGGAGGACCTCTCCAAGCAGATCGAACCGATCCATGTGGCCGTGCGCGCGCTCGGATGGCCGTTGTTGATGGTCGAGGGTGTCGAGGCCGACGACGTGATCGGCACGCTTGCCGCCGTGGCCGAACGCGAGGGCATGAACGTCGTCGTTTCCACCGGCGACAAAGACTTGGCCCAGCTCGTCAGCGATCGCGTCAAGCTCGTCAATACGATGACGAACGAAACGCTCGACCGCGAGGGTGTCATCGCCAAGTTCGGCGTGCCGCCCGAGCGCATCGTCGATTACCTTTCGTTGATCGGCGATACGGTCGATAACGTGCCCGGCGTCGAAAAATGCGGGCCGAAGACGGCGGTCAAGTGGCTCGCGCAATACGAAACGCTCGATGGTGTCGTCGCGCATGCGAGCGAGATCAAGGGCGTCGTCGGCGACAACCTGCGCCGCGCGCTCGATTTTCTGCCGCTCGCCAAGAAACTCGTGACGGTCGAGCGCGCATGCGATCTCGCCGAGCACGTCGCTTCGATCGAAGAAACCTTGCCGGCACGGCCCGAATCGCCGCTCGAATTGCGCGACGTGTTCATGCGGCACGGCTTCAAGACCTGGCTGCGCGAAGTGGAAACGCTGATCGAAGGTGCCGAGGATACGCAGGTCGATGCAAGCGAAGGTGAGCGGCCGGACGTGCTCGCCGCCGAGCCCGCGCCGACGATCGCCCCCGAGCGCCGCTACGAGACCGTGCAGACGTGGGCGCATTTCGACACTTGGCTCGCGAAGATCGATGCAGCGCCATTGACGTCGTTCGATACGGAAACGACTTCGCTCGATCCGATGGTGGCCGAGCTCGTCGGCATTTCGCTGTCGGTGAACGCCGGCTGTGCGGCCTATATTCCGCTCGCGCATCGCGGGCCGGACGCGCCTGTGCAATTGCCGCGCGACGAGGTGTTGGGCAAGCTCAAGCCGTGGCTCGAAAGCGGCGAGAAGAAAAAGCTGGGCCAACATTTGAAGTACGACGAGCAGGTGCTTGCCAATTACGGCATCGAGCTGAACGGCGTCGAGCACGATACGCTGCTCGAATCGTACGTGCTCGAGTCGCATCGCCCGCACGACATGGACAGCCTCGCGTCGCGCCATTTGGGCATCAAGACGATCAAGTACGAAGACGTGGCGGGCAAGGGTGCGCAGCAAATCGGCTTCGACGAAGTGGCGCTCGCGCAAGCGGCCGAGTATGCGGCCGAGGATGCCGACATCACGTTCCAGTTGCACGAGGCGTTGTTTCCGCAGGTCGAACGCGAGGCGGGCTTGTTGCATGTCTATCGCGACATCGAATTGCCGACGGCGCGCGTGCTGCGAAAGATGGAGCGCAACGGCGTGCTGATCGACAGCGAGCGGTTGCGCCGGCAAAGCAACGAGATCGCGGCGCGGCTCATCGAACTGGAAGCCGAAGCCTATGCGCTTGCGGGTGGCCCGTTCAATCTCGGTTCGCCCAAGCAGATCGGGCAGATCTTCTTCGAGCAGTTGCAACTGCCCGTCGTCAAGAAAACGCCGAGCGGCGCGCCTTCGACGGACGAAGAGGTACTGCAAAAACTCGCCGAGGACTATCCGTTGCCGAAGCTGCTGCTCGAGCATCGCGGCTTGTCGAAACTGAAATCGACCTACACCGATAAGCTGCCGCGCATGGTCAATCCGAAGACCGGCCGGGTGCATACGAACTATGCGCAGGCCGTCGCGGTAACGGGGCGGCTCGCGTCGAACGATCCGAATCTTCAGAACATTCCTGTGCGCACGGCCGAAGGCCGTCGTATCCGCGAGGCGTTCATCGCGCCCGAGGGCAGCAAGATCGTCTCGGCCGACTACTCGCAGATCGAGCTGCGCATCATGGCGCATATCTCGGGTGACGAATCGCTCTTGCGCGCGTTTGCGCACGGCGAAGACATCCACCGCGCGACCGCGGCCGAAGTATTCGGCGTCACGCCGCTCGAAGTCACGAGCGATCAGCGACGCATCGCGAAGGTCATCAACTTCGGTTTGATCTACGGCATGAGCTCGTTCGGGCTGGCCTCCAATCTCGGCATCACGCGCGACGCGGCCAAGCTCTACATCGACCGCTACTTCGCGCGCTATCCCGGCGTCGCCCGCTACATGGACGACACGCGCTCGAACGCGAAGATCAAAGGCTGCGTCGAAACGGTGTTCGGGCGCCAGCTTTGGCTGCCCGAGATCAACGGCGGCAACGGCCCGCGCCGGCAAGCGGCCGAACGCGCGGCGATCAACGCGCCGATGCAGGGCACGGCGGCCGATCTCATCAAGATGTCCATGATCGCCGTTCAGGCATGGCTCGAACAAGTGCATGCGAAGAGCCGCATGATCATGCAGGTCCATGACGAACTCGTGCTCGAAGTCCCCGACGACGAACTCGCAGTCGTGCGCGAAAAGCTGCCGCAATTGATGTGCGGCGTCGCGGCGCTGAAGGTGCCGCTCGTGGCGGAAGTCGGCGTCGGTGCGAATTGGGAAGAAGCGCATTGA
- a CDS encoding NAD(P)/FAD-dependent oxidoreductase, protein MHRFIVVGGGAGGLELATRLGDRYGARKNSEGPRALVTLVDRYPTHIWKPLLHEVAAGSLDPFTQELEYAAQARWHGFEFQQGELAGLDRAAKRITIAPVIDADGAELLPRRELEYDTLVVAIGSTTHFFGVNGAAEHSIALDTVAEAERFRKRLIAACMRSEHQPHAAVESGLGASAEAEPRIQVAIVGGGATGVELSAELRNTAQVLSAYGLHKLDPRHDIGIVLIEAGPRILPALKERVSSATAELLRKLGVKLMIGETVAEVAPGIVRTASGKIVRADLTVWAAGIKAPPVLGQLDGLTVNRLGQLCVRRTLQTEVDDNIFALGDCAGCPWPGEERNVPPRAQAAHQQASFLLKAMSNRLAGKPLPEFTYRDFGSLVSLGHFSAVGNLMGGLIGGSMLVEGLFARFMYMSLYRLHVAALHGYPRMMLDTVAHWLRRTTLPRVKLH, encoded by the coding sequence ATGCATCGTTTTATCGTCGTGGGAGGAGGGGCAGGCGGGCTCGAGTTGGCAACCCGCCTCGGCGATCGTTACGGCGCGCGCAAGAACAGCGAAGGGCCGCGCGCGCTCGTCACGCTCGTCGATCGTTATCCGACGCACATCTGGAAGCCTTTGCTGCACGAGGTGGCGGCCGGCAGTCTCGATCCGTTCACGCAGGAACTCGAATATGCGGCGCAGGCGCGCTGGCATGGCTTCGAATTTCAGCAGGGCGAGCTCGCGGGCCTCGATCGCGCGGCCAAGCGCATCACGATCGCTCCGGTCATCGATGCCGATGGCGCTGAGTTGCTGCCGCGGCGCGAGCTCGAATACGACACGCTCGTCGTCGCCATCGGCAGCACGACGCACTTCTTCGGGGTGAACGGTGCGGCCGAGCATTCGATCGCGCTCGATACCGTCGCGGAGGCGGAGCGGTTTCGCAAGCGGCTCATCGCTGCTTGCATGCGGTCCGAGCATCAGCCGCATGCGGCGGTCGAATCGGGCCTGGGCGCTTCGGCGGAGGCCGAGCCGCGCATCCAGGTGGCGATCGTCGGCGGCGGCGCGACGGGCGTCGAACTCTCGGCCGAACTACGCAATACGGCGCAGGTGCTGTCCGCTTACGGGCTGCATAAGCTCGACCCGCGTCACGACATCGGTATCGTTTTGATCGAAGCCGGGCCGCGCATTTTGCCGGCGCTGAAAGAGCGCGTCTCGAGCGCGACGGCCGAGCTGCTGCGCAAGCTCGGCGTGAAGCTGATGATCGGCGAGACGGTGGCCGAGGTCGCACCGGGTATCGTGCGGACGGCGAGCGGCAAGATCGTTCGCGCCGATCTGACCGTGTGGGCGGCCGGCATCAAGGCGCCGCCCGTGCTGGGGCAGCTCGATGGGCTCACCGTCAATCGTCTGGGGCAGCTATGCGTGCGCCGAACGCTGCAAACGGAGGTCGACGACAATATCTTCGCGCTTGGCGATTGCGCGGGTTGTCCCTGGCCCGGCGAGGAGCGCAACGTCCCGCCGCGCGCCCAAGCCGCGCACCAGCAAGCGAGCTTTCTGCTGAAGGCGATGTCGAATCGGCTCGCGGGCAAGCCGTTGCCGGAGTTCACTTATCGCGATTTCGGTTCGCTGGTATCGCTTGGCCACTTCAGCGCGGTGGGCAATCTGATGGGCGGCCTCATCGGCGGAAGCATGTTGGTCGAGGGCTTGTTCGCTCGGTTCATGTACATGTCGCTCTATCGGTTACACGTCGCCGCATTGCATGGCTATCCGCGGATGATGCTCGACACCGTCGCGCATTGGCTGCGGCGGACGACGCTGCCGCGCGTGAAGCTGCATTAG
- a CDS encoding sulfurtransferase — protein MPHTHYTTLISPDNLAERLSSAPGSVLVFDCSFDLANPDAGEQAFAASHIPGAHYLHLDRDLSGPKTGKNGRHPLPARDALVETLVKHGLKQHQQVVAYDAQGGCYAARLWWLLRWLGHDSVAVLDGGVQAWQAAGQKLDTAAPPVASRGDFKAAAPLAVTVDAQHLLANMKTGEQVVVDARAPDRYRGENETIDPVAGHIPGALNRFFKNNLTADGRFKSAHTLREEFSAVIGQKQPEHVVLQCGSGVTACHNALAMEVAGLHGAALYAGSWSEWCADPSRPVATGPNP, from the coding sequence ATGCCGCACACGCATTACACCACGCTGATCTCGCCCGACAATCTCGCGGAGCGTTTGTCCAGCGCACCGGGCAGCGTGCTCGTCTTCGACTGCAGCTTCGACCTCGCCAATCCCGATGCGGGAGAACAGGCCTTCGCGGCAAGCCATATTCCCGGTGCTCATTACCTGCACCTCGACCGCGATCTGTCGGGTCCGAAGACAGGCAAAAACGGACGTCACCCGCTGCCCGCGCGCGACGCGCTCGTCGAAACACTCGTCAAGCATGGCCTGAAGCAGCATCAGCAGGTCGTCGCCTACGACGCGCAAGGCGGTTGTTATGCCGCACGGCTTTGGTGGCTATTGCGTTGGCTCGGGCACGATTCGGTGGCCGTGCTCGACGGAGGAGTACAAGCTTGGCAGGCGGCTGGGCAGAAGCTAGATACCGCTGCGCCGCCCGTTGCATCGCGCGGCGATTTCAAAGCAGCCGCCCCGCTGGCCGTGACCGTCGACGCCCAACATTTGCTCGCCAATATGAAGACCGGCGAGCAGGTTGTGGTCGATGCGCGCGCGCCCGATCGCTATCGCGGCGAAAACGAAACGATCGACCCCGTGGCCGGCCACATCCCCGGTGCACTGAACCGCTTCTTCAAGAACAACCTGACAGCCGACGGGCGCTTCAAGTCGGCCCATACGCTGCGCGAAGAGTTCAGCGCGGTCATCGGACAAAAGCAGCCCGAGCACGTCGTCCTGCAATGCGGCTCCGGCGTTACCGCCTGCCACAATGCGCTCGCGATGGAAGTGGCTGGACTGCACGGCGCCGCGCTATATGCCGGTTCCTGGAGCGAGTGGTGCGCCGACCCTTCGAGGCCGGTGGCCACAGGGCCGAATCCGTGA
- a CDS encoding aromatic ring-hydroxylating oxygenase subunit alpha — protein sequence MSNLSTALQLKAISSQLPVTAYFDEALLAREVETLFKKGPRYVGHELMVPEAGNYFALPSEQEGRVLVRTPRSQVELLSNVCRHRQAIMLNGRGQAENIVCPLHRWTYNLDGELLGAPHFADNPCLNLGTTPLRNWHGLLFEAQGRDVAQDLAKLGTQHHFDFSNYMFDHVEVHECNYNWKTFIEVYLEDYHVVPFHPGLGSFVNCDDLTWEFGDWYSVQTVGVHNGLAKAGSPIYRKWHDEVLRMRGGKPPEYGAIWMVYYPGLMIEWYPHVLVVSWLIPRGPRKTTNIVEFYYPEEIALFEREFVEAERAAYMETAREDDEIAERMDAGRLALLERGESQVGPYQSPMEDGMQHFHEFLRRELGEI from the coding sequence ATGTCCAATCTGAGCACTGCTTTGCAGCTCAAGGCCATTTCGAGCCAGCTGCCGGTCACGGCTTACTTCGACGAAGCGCTCCTCGCGCGAGAAGTCGAAACACTTTTCAAGAAGGGTCCTCGCTACGTCGGGCATGAATTGATGGTGCCCGAGGCGGGAAATTATTTCGCACTGCCAAGCGAGCAAGAAGGGCGCGTACTCGTACGCACCCCCCGTTCGCAGGTGGAGTTGCTGTCGAACGTCTGCCGCCATCGCCAGGCAATCATGCTCAATGGGCGCGGCCAGGCTGAAAACATCGTTTGCCCGCTGCATCGTTGGACCTACAATCTCGACGGCGAGTTGCTAGGCGCGCCGCACTTCGCCGATAACCCGTGCCTAAATCTCGGCACCACGCCACTGCGGAACTGGCACGGCCTGCTGTTCGAGGCGCAAGGTCGCGACGTCGCGCAAGATCTCGCGAAGCTCGGCACGCAGCACCACTTCGATTTCTCGAACTACATGTTCGATCACGTCGAGGTGCACGAGTGCAATTACAACTGGAAAACGTTCATCGAGGTCTACCTCGAGGACTATCACGTCGTGCCGTTCCATCCGGGCCTCGGCAGTTTCGTCAATTGCGACGATCTAACCTGGGAATTCGGCGATTGGTACAGCGTACAGACTGTCGGTGTGCACAACGGCCTTGCCAAGGCAGGCAGCCCGATTTACCGCAAATGGCACGACGAGGTGCTACGCATGCGCGGCGGCAAGCCGCCCGAATACGGCGCCATCTGGATGGTCTACTACCCGGGGCTCATGATCGAGTGGTATCCGCACGTGCTCGTCGTCTCATGGCTGATTCCGCGCGGCCCACGGAAAACGACGAACATCGTCGAGTTCTATTATCCTGAGGAAATTGCGCTGTTCGAACGCGAATTCGTCGAGGCCGAGCGCGCCGCGTATATGGAAACCGCGCGTGAGGACGACGAAATCGCCGAACGCATGGACGCAGGCCGCCTTGCCCTGCTCGAACGCGGTGAATCGCAGGTCGGCCCGTATCAAAGTCCAATGGAAGACGGGATGCAACATTTCCACGAATTTCTGCGACGCGAACTCGGCGAAATCTGA
- a CDS encoding exodeoxyribonuclease VII small subunit, producing the protein MAKTAPEGAAAPLSGGEPGDAALPQNYEAAVAELEELVSRMESGALSLEESLAAYRRGAALVTYCQQQLEKVEQQVRVLDGETLKPLPPGTAPADSGDDL; encoded by the coding sequence ATGGCGAAGACAGCACCCGAAGGCGCGGCCGCGCCCTTGTCCGGCGGCGAACCAGGGGACGCGGCGCTGCCCCAGAACTATGAAGCAGCGGTGGCCGAGTTGGAAGAGCTGGTTTCCCGAATGGAGAGCGGCGCCCTGAGCCTCGAGGAATCGCTGGCTGCGTACCGACGCGGCGCGGCCCTCGTGACGTATTGTCAGCAGCAGCTGGAGAAGGTGGAGCAGCAGGTGCGTGTGCTCGACGGCGAGACGCTCAAGCCGCTGCCGCCTGGTACGGCCCCCGCGGACAGCGGAGACGATCTATGA
- a CDS encoding polyprenyl synthetase family protein — MTFEEWMRAVLARVEAALERYLPATATEPARLHDAMRYAVLGGGKRVRPLLVHAAGELTGARAEALEAASAALEMIHVYSLVHDDMPCMDDDALRRGKPTVHVQYDEATALLVGDALQSQAFVVLTDGAALDARVQASLVCELAVASGSLGMAGGQAIDLASVGLTLTRPQLETMHRMKTGALLRASVRMGALAGTVPDADALAALDAYAAAVGLAFQVVDDILDVTTDSATLGKTAGKDAKDGKPTYVSIIGLDASRALAVQLRRDAHDAIAPFGERARRLAELADLVVNRVS, encoded by the coding sequence ATGACTTTTGAAGAATGGATGCGCGCGGTGCTCGCGCGCGTCGAAGCGGCACTCGAACGTTATTTGCCTGCAACGGCTACGGAGCCGGCGCGCTTGCACGATGCGATGCGCTACGCGGTGCTCGGTGGCGGCAAGCGCGTTCGCCCATTGCTCGTGCACGCGGCGGGCGAATTGACGGGGGCCCGGGCCGAGGCGCTCGAGGCGGCATCGGCCGCGCTCGAAATGATCCACGTATACTCGCTCGTGCACGACGACATGCCGTGCATGGACGACGACGCCCTGCGCCGCGGCAAGCCGACGGTGCACGTTCAGTATGACGAAGCAACGGCGCTGCTCGTCGGCGACGCTTTGCAGTCGCAGGCATTCGTCGTACTGACCGACGGGGCGGCCCTCGATGCGCGCGTGCAAGCGTCGCTCGTGTGCGAGCTGGCTGTCGCCAGCGGTTCGCTCGGCATGGCCGGCGGGCAGGCGATCGATTTGGCGAGCGTCGGATTGACGTTGACGCGGCCGCAACTCGAAACGATGCACCGGATGAAGACGGGTGCGCTGCTGCGAGCGTCGGTCCGGATGGGTGCGCTGGCGGGCACGGTGCCCGATGCCGACGCCCTGGCCGCATTGGACGCCTATGCGGCGGCCGTGGGGCTGGCGTTCCAGGTCGTCGACGACATCCTCGACGTCACGACCGATTCGGCTACGCTCGGCAAGACCGCCGGGAAAGACGCGAAAGACGGCAAACCGACCTACGTCTCGATTATCGGGCTCGATGCCTCGCGTGCTTTGGCGGTGCAATTGCGCCGTGACGCGCACGATGCAATCGCGCCCTTCGGTGAGCGCGCACGGCGTTTGGCCGAGCTTGCCGACCTGGTGGTGAACCGGGTGAGTTGA